The region GAAGAAATGGCAAACGCAGCCGAAGAAGTGCCATTCCGCATTGGTGGTCACTACATTCAGGCTTGTCCGGGTACAGACTGGTGTAAAATGGGTCAGCGCGATTCAACTGGTTTCGCAACGACCCTGAACGAAAAAATCGGCACTCTTGCAACTGCTGCAAAAATCAAAGTCGGCGTTTCCGGTTGTCCTATCAGCTGTGCGGAATGCCACATCCGCGACATTGGTTTCATCGGCACCAAAAACGGTTGGACTATGGTTATCGGTGGTAACTCTGCTTCCCGTCCACGTATTGCCGATACTCTTGCTGAAAAACTTTCTGACGAAGAAGCGCTTGCGCTCCTCGACCGTTTCCTCGCCCACTACAACGAAACCGCTAAGAAAAAACAGCGTGTTGCCCGATACGTGGAAGAGCACGGTATCGAAGCTATTCGCGAAGCTATGGGCGTTTAATTTTACCGTACAGATACAATAAAAAAACGGATGCTTTTTTGAAGCATCCGTTTTTTTATGAGCTAGTATTAAAAGTCCATATGGACAGTCGAATATATTGTGCCATCCGGAAGCACATAGGCATGCGCCATATGATCGGTGTTGTGATAAATGCCGTACTCGCCGTTTTTA is a window of Halodesulfovibrio sp. DNA encoding:
- a CDS encoding NAD(P)/FAD-dependent oxidoreductase, coding for MATLPASALLQRDKKTYQIRITPPCGVVTADELRQLAEVADKYEVPLLKITSGQRIALIGLEEEEMANAAEEVPFRIGGHYIQACPGTDWCKMGQRDSTGFATTLNEKIGTLATAAKIKVGVSGCPISCAECHIRDIGFIGTKNGWTMVIGGNSASRPRIADTLAEKLSDEEALALLDRFLAHYNETAKKKQRVARYVEEHGIEAIREAMGV